A stretch of the Bos indicus isolate NIAB-ARS_2022 breed Sahiwal x Tharparkar chromosome 13, NIAB-ARS_B.indTharparkar_mat_pri_1.0, whole genome shotgun sequence genome encodes the following:
- the COX4I2 gene encoding cytochrome c oxidase subunit 4 isoform 2, mitochondrial, which translates to MTFRAAWSLTLRQGGLGIRGIHSPGSTAHGKEKMPPYTNYHAQRSYPMPEEPFCMELNAEQRALKEKEKGSWTQLSHAEKVALYRLQFHQTFAEMNRRSNEWKTVMGCVFFFCGFTGLLIWWQRVYVFRKKPITLTDEWKAQQLQRILDMKGNPVQGLASRWDYERKEWKK; encoded by the exons ATGACCTTCAGAGCTGCCTGGAGCTTGACCCTGAGGCAAGGGGGCCTTGGAATTCGAGGGATCCACAGTCCAGGAAGCACCG CCCACGGCAAGGAGAAGATGCCTCCCTACACTAACTACCATGCCCAGCGCtcctaccccatgcccgaggagCCCTTCTGCATGGAACTCAACGCTGAGCAGCGGGCCctcaaggagaaggagaagggcagCTGGACGCAGCTGAGCCATGCCGAGAAGGTGGCCT TGTACCGGCTCCAGTTCCATCAGACCTTCGCAGAGATGAACCGACGCTCCAACGAGTGGAAGACAGTGATGGgctgtgtctttttcttctgtggaTTCACAGGTCTGCTGATTTGGTGGCAGCGGGTCTATG TGTTCCGTAAGAAGCCCATTACCCTGACGGATGAGTGGAAGGCCCAGCAGCTCCAGCGCATCCTGGACATGAAGGGCAACCCCGTGCAAGGCCTGGCCTCCCGGTGGGACTATGAGAGGAAAGAGTGGAAGAAGTGA